A stretch of Deinococcus cellulosilyticus NBRC 106333 = KACC 11606 DNA encodes these proteins:
- a CDS encoding GNAT family N-acetyltransferase: MTLHVNPTLPEHPDLPPRAGAPAPSVLFGFEENGHITARAALWDSGAVGHFDALSEEGALAVLHAVKEEAQQRGLSSVVGPMNGNTWFKYRLVSDFGDGKPFFGEPWQPSQYLSYFQKAGFQEGWHYLSSSAPSDVQDPRFQDLEEKFRQLGVTVRGVLPEKLEQDISSIHQLSLQAFQGNPFFSPIPEQVFRSLYLPVFQQLPTQFIFLAEHEGRMVGFFLAYPDPLDRSRIIAKTIAVVAERQYAGLGRYLTGLLNRAAQQAGIPTIIHALMHDSNSSTRLSHIYGSEIIRRYVLFRAEF, from the coding sequence ATGACCCTGCATGTGAATCCCACCCTCCCTGAACACCCCGACCTTCCCCCCCGTGCGGGTGCTCCTGCCCCTTCTGTGCTTTTTGGCTTTGAGGAAAATGGGCACATCACCGCCAGAGCGGCCCTGTGGGACTCTGGTGCAGTTGGACATTTCGATGCCCTGAGTGAGGAAGGAGCCCTCGCCGTGTTGCACGCCGTCAAAGAAGAGGCCCAGCAACGTGGGCTGTCTTCGGTGGTGGGTCCGATGAACGGCAACACCTGGTTCAAATACCGTCTGGTTTCAGACTTCGGAGATGGGAAGCCTTTCTTTGGTGAGCCCTGGCAACCTTCACAGTACCTGTCTTATTTTCAGAAGGCTGGATTTCAGGAGGGCTGGCATTACCTGTCCAGCAGTGCCCCATCGGACGTGCAAGATCCCAGGTTTCAGGATCTGGAGGAGAAATTCCGCCAGCTTGGGGTGACCGTCAGAGGGGTGCTCCCTGAGAAGCTCGAACAGGACATCTCCAGCATCCACCAGCTCAGCCTGCAGGCTTTCCAGGGCAATCCCTTCTTCTCCCCCATCCCTGAACAGGTGTTTCGCAGCCTTTACCTGCCTGTTTTTCAGCAATTGCCGACTCAATTCATCTTCCTGGCCGAACATGAGGGACGCATGGTGGGGTTTTTTCTGGCCTACCCTGATCCGCTGGACAGAAGCCGCATCATTGCCAAGACCATCGCGGTCGTTGCTGAACGCCAGTATGCCGGGCTCGGACGTTACCTGACAGGCCTCCTCAACCGTGCTGCACAGCAGGCAGGCATCCCGACCATCATTCATGCCCTGATGCATGACAGCAACAGTTCCACCCGCCTGAGTCACATTTATGGAAGTGAGATCATCCGCAGGTACGTGCTTTTCAGAGCAGAATTCTGA
- a CDS encoding diacylglycerol/polyprenol kinase family protein, protein MPNVPIVLLMLVGCMLALKWWQKRVNPHPELARKLMHIATGLVALTFPVLLQDSKAVWLACSLAIIMLLLQKFFKPLKALGSVLNSVERVSLGDVYFLISIALIYQLAPEPIYFMVPVLVLTLADALAALIGVRYGQTRYFVAKDQKSLEGSAAFFLVAFLSTHIPLLLSNATGRLESLLIAVLVGLVIMIIEAISWEGLDNLFIPYGTLVVLRGHVGDPPMTMVYDLLGLLGIALVTISLRKKTRLDHGGLMAAILMGFIVYSIAGVKWLVAPVILLVCYIVLRRPLGMHSSSVKNVAVVCIPPTIWMLISIYGMAPVPTQPLFYVYSLSIATQAAAMSGRSLPDLRQVMGSVPLIVLLFFTPYLALGGPFSVSRLLVFVVACLLPAVLSYRLRKRSLEYHSAFAAFSSLLGLVIL, encoded by the coding sequence ATGCCTAACGTCCCCATTGTCCTGCTGATGCTGGTCGGCTGCATGCTGGCCCTGAAATGGTGGCAGAAACGGGTCAATCCGCACCCTGAGCTGGCCCGCAAGTTGATGCACATTGCAACGGGTCTGGTGGCCCTGACCTTTCCGGTGCTGCTGCAGGACTCAAAAGCCGTCTGGCTGGCCTGCAGTCTGGCCATCATCATGCTGCTGCTGCAGAAGTTCTTCAAGCCCCTCAAAGCCCTGGGGAGTGTGCTCAACAGCGTGGAACGGGTGTCCCTCGGAGACGTGTATTTTCTGATCAGCATCGCCCTGATCTACCAGCTGGCTCCAGAGCCCATCTATTTCATGGTTCCCGTGCTGGTCCTGACCCTGGCAGATGCCCTCGCTGCCCTGATCGGGGTGCGTTACGGGCAGACCCGTTATTTCGTGGCCAAAGACCAGAAGAGTCTGGAGGGAAGTGCGGCTTTTTTTCTGGTGGCTTTCCTGTCCACCCACATTCCCCTGCTGCTCTCCAATGCCACAGGTCGGCTGGAATCCCTCCTGATTGCCGTGCTGGTGGGTCTGGTGATCATGATCATCGAAGCCATCTCCTGGGAAGGTCTCGACAACCTTTTTATTCCTTATGGCACCCTGGTGGTTTTGCGGGGTCATGTGGGTGATCCACCCATGACGATGGTGTATGACCTGCTCGGGCTTCTGGGCATCGCGCTGGTCACCATCAGCCTGAGAAAAAAGACCCGTCTGGACCACGGGGGCCTGATGGCTGCCATCCTGATGGGCTTCATCGTGTACAGCATTGCTGGGGTCAAATGGCTGGTGGCTCCGGTCATTCTGCTGGTCTGCTACATCGTGCTGCGAAGGCCCCTGGGGATGCACAGCAGTTCAGTCAAAAATGTGGCGGTGGTGTGCATCCCTCCCACCATCTGGATGCTGATCAGCATTTATGGAATGGCACCCGTGCCCACCCAGCCCCTGTTTTACGTGTATTCGCTGTCCATTGCCACCCAGGCCGCCGCCATGAGTGGACGCAGCCTGCCCGATTTGAGGCAGGTGATGGGTTCAGTGCCCCTGATCGTCCTGCTGTTTTTCACCCCTTACCTGGCTCTGGGAGGTCCTTTTTCAGTTTCCCGCCTGCTGGTTTTCGTGGTGGCCTGCCTGCTTCCTGCAGTGCTGTCGTACCGGCTCAGGAAACGCAGCCTGGAGTACCACAGTGCGTTTGCCGCCTTCTCGTCTCTGCTTGGACTGGTGATCTTATGA
- a CDS encoding DUF3419 family protein, producing the protein MSSHIEQKARFDFIRYAQVWEDADILLEALKPLSGGRFVSVCSAGDNALSMLTLNPQEVVALDLSEVQTLCLDFRIAALKTLSHEQLLEIIGSVPSDRRLGLYTKMRKALSPRARQFWDLQEHIIRAGVGSGGKFERYFSTFRTFILPFLLSGYDIRQLFHPKNHAGRQVFFETRFMNWRFKLLMRLFFSRTVMGKLGRDPEFFAFAEGNLGDNIIKRTRHALVELDPSENPYLHWILTGRHDQTLPFWLRPENFDVIRNNLDRLRYEVCSLETFVQREEGLWDGFNLSDVFEYMPEKTSDALLTALAEHTRPGGRLVYWNMMVPRDGANLPHLLRPLAELSQQLHHQDRAFFYSRFVVEERV; encoded by the coding sequence ATGAGCAGCCACATCGAGCAGAAAGCCCGCTTTGACTTCATCCGCTACGCCCAGGTCTGGGAAGACGCCGACATCCTGCTGGAAGCCCTGAAACCCCTGTCTGGAGGCAGGTTTGTGTCTGTGTGTTCCGCAGGGGACAATGCCCTTTCCATGCTCACCCTGAACCCCCAGGAAGTGGTTGCCCTGGACCTCAGCGAGGTGCAGACCCTGTGTCTGGATTTCCGCATTGCTGCCCTCAAAACACTGTCCCATGAGCAACTTCTTGAAATCATTGGCTCAGTGCCTTCAGACCGCAGGCTCGGGCTGTACACCAAAATGAGAAAAGCCCTCTCGCCAAGGGCCCGGCAGTTCTGGGACCTGCAGGAACACATCATCCGTGCAGGGGTGGGCAGCGGCGGCAAGTTCGAACGGTACTTCTCCACCTTCCGCACCTTCATCCTGCCTTTCCTGCTCTCTGGATACGACATCCGGCAACTGTTTCACCCGAAAAATCACGCTGGACGACAGGTGTTCTTCGAGACCCGCTTCATGAACTGGCGGTTCAAACTGCTGATGCGCCTCTTCTTCTCCAGAACCGTGATGGGCAAACTGGGACGGGACCCGGAGTTCTTTGCCTTTGCAGAGGGCAACCTCGGCGACAACATCATCAAACGCACCCGGCATGCCCTCGTGGAACTCGATCCTTCCGAAAACCCCTACCTGCACTGGATTCTGACCGGACGCCACGACCAGACGCTCCCCTTCTGGCTGCGCCCGGAGAATTTTGATGTGATCCGCAACAACCTGGACCGCTTGCGGTATGAGGTGTGCAGTCTGGAGACTTTCGTGCAGCGCGAGGAGGGTCTGTGGGATGGTTTCAACCTCAGCGATGTCTTCGAGTACATGCCAGAAAAAACCAGTGATGCACTTCTCACGGCGCTTGCAGAGCACACCCGCCCCGGAGGCCGACTGGTGTACTGGAACATGATGGTGCCCAGGGACGGCGCCAACCTCCCCCACCTGCTCCGGCCTCTGGCAGAACTGTCCCAGCAGTTGCACCATCAGGACAGAGCTTTCTTCTACTCCCGGTTTGTGGTGGAAGAGCGTGTGTAA
- a CDS encoding PEP/pyruvate-binding domain-containing protein, whose protein sequence is MILNSQEASSHPVGGKARALAKLGQAFPIPAWLVIPPDAFQLLSDEQKQAVVEGNFSGISFPESLKNSLMQHLSHLKGQLWAVRSSALDEDGAQASFAGQFDSFLNVPTDQVPEHVLKVWHSGFAARSEAYRREQGMTGGKRVPAVLIQRMVQAETAGVCFSADPVTSDRTRCVISAIQGLGDRLVSGEEDGQTYTLLDSGEIEKPGNPILTDAQVQQIAALARKSEAFFGMPQDIEWAIEKGQVFLLQSRPITTLETVTWWDNSNIIESYSGVTTPLTFSFASRAYRTVYRHFVRMLGVPERSILQNGHVFDVMIGLVQGRIYYNLSNWYRVLGMLPGFSINRRFMEQMMGVADGMPPELKVQTSNGALRDTLYLLRTVAGLGWTFNQLPGSRARFYTRLKKQLGVRKHLPAMSYGQLADHYRTLEAELLNRWDAPLSNDFFAMIFYGVLRQLCSKWLSDSGGALQNDLVSAEGQMISAVPAQKLEEMASLLRSEPGLLEVFQQGSRAEILQALGAAPELQTQFHTYLREFGERCLDELKLESLTLQDEPEMLARMVARLALTPPVAHDARARREQAEQIAREKLSGWRERLFFWVLRHARECVRERENMRFERTRVFGEARKIFRSMGAQLVKMNLLDDPEDVFYLTVDELLGYAEGTAVTLNFRVLAQARKAEFEVYRAQPSLPRRFRSAGSVYRQSLKPAGSSSLSSTERQGIPCSPGVVRGTVRVVRDPRTINLSEPTILVAERTDPGWIIILPLARALLVERGSLLSHSAIVSRELGIPGIVSIPEVTAWLQDGDEVELDGSTGVVKRIRRAGEGQALQEEHA, encoded by the coding sequence ATGATCCTGAATTCCCAAGAAGCATCCTCACACCCTGTGGGTGGCAAAGCCAGAGCCCTGGCCAAACTCGGTCAGGCTTTCCCCATCCCAGCATGGCTGGTCATCCCTCCAGACGCATTCCAGTTGCTTTCAGACGAACAGAAACAGGCTGTGGTAGAGGGGAATTTCTCAGGCATTTCTTTTCCTGAGTCTCTGAAAAACAGCCTGATGCAACACCTCTCCCACCTGAAAGGGCAACTGTGGGCCGTGCGTTCCAGCGCACTGGATGAAGATGGAGCACAGGCCTCTTTTGCAGGCCAGTTTGATTCTTTTCTGAATGTCCCCACCGATCAGGTGCCGGAACACGTCCTGAAGGTCTGGCATTCCGGTTTTGCAGCCAGAAGTGAGGCCTACCGCAGAGAACAGGGCATGACGGGGGGCAAAAGAGTCCCTGCGGTGCTCATCCAGCGCATGGTTCAGGCTGAAACTGCCGGGGTCTGCTTCAGCGCCGATCCCGTGACCTCGGATCGCACCCGGTGTGTGATCTCTGCCATCCAGGGCCTCGGGGACCGTCTGGTCTCTGGTGAGGAAGACGGACAGACCTACACCCTGCTGGACAGTGGCGAGATCGAGAAACCCGGGAACCCCATCCTGACCGATGCACAGGTCCAGCAGATTGCTGCCCTTGCCCGAAAAAGTGAAGCCTTTTTTGGGATGCCACAGGACATTGAGTGGGCCATCGAAAAAGGGCAGGTGTTCCTGCTGCAGTCCAGACCCATCACCACGCTGGAAACCGTAACATGGTGGGACAACAGCAACATCATCGAGAGTTACAGCGGGGTCACCACCCCCCTCACCTTCTCCTTTGCCTCCCGGGCCTACCGCACCGTGTACCGCCATTTTGTGCGCATGCTCGGGGTGCCTGAGCGCAGCATCCTGCAAAACGGCCATGTGTTCGACGTGATGATCGGACTGGTGCAGGGCCGCATCTACTACAACCTCAGCAACTGGTACCGGGTGCTCGGGATGCTTCCGGGATTCAGCATCAACCGCAGATTCATGGAGCAGATGATGGGTGTTGCAGATGGCATGCCGCCAGAACTGAAAGTGCAGACCTCCAACGGTGCCCTGCGAGACACCCTGTACCTGCTCCGCACAGTGGCAGGACTGGGCTGGACCTTCAATCAACTCCCCGGGTCCCGTGCCCGTTTCTACACCCGGCTGAAAAAGCAACTGGGGGTTCGCAAGCACCTTCCGGCCATGAGTTACGGTCAACTTGCCGACCATTACCGCACCCTGGAAGCCGAACTCCTCAACCGCTGGGATGCCCCCCTGTCCAATGACTTTTTTGCCATGATCTTTTATGGGGTGCTCAGGCAACTGTGCAGCAAATGGCTCTCGGACAGCGGCGGAGCCCTGCAGAACGATCTGGTGTCCGCAGAGGGCCAGATGATCTCTGCGGTTCCAGCGCAGAAACTTGAAGAGATGGCCTCCCTCCTGAGAAGTGAACCCGGGTTGCTGGAAGTCTTCCAGCAGGGCTCCAGAGCAGAAATTCTGCAGGCCCTTGGGGCAGCACCTGAACTGCAAACCCAGTTTCACACCTACCTGCGTGAGTTCGGGGAGCGCTGCCTGGATGAGCTGAAACTTGAGAGCCTCACCCTGCAGGATGAACCCGAAATGCTCGCCCGCATGGTGGCCCGTCTGGCCCTCACCCCGCCTGTGGCCCATGACGCCAGGGCCCGCCGCGAGCAGGCAGAACAGATCGCCCGTGAAAAACTGAGCGGCTGGAGGGAACGCCTGTTCTTCTGGGTGCTCAGGCATGCCAGAGAATGCGTGCGGGAAAGGGAAAACATGCGCTTCGAGCGCACCCGGGTTTTCGGGGAGGCCCGCAAGATCTTCCGCAGCATGGGCGCACAACTGGTCAAGATGAACCTGCTGGATGACCCGGAGGATGTCTTTTACCTGACCGTGGATGAACTGCTGGGTTACGCCGAGGGCACCGCCGTGACCCTGAACTTCAGGGTGCTGGCCCAGGCCCGCAAAGCAGAGTTTGAGGTGTACCGCGCCCAGCCCTCTCTGCCCAGGCGCTTCAGGTCAGCAGGCAGTGTGTACCGCCAGAGCCTGAAACCTGCAGGCTCCTCCTCCCTGTCGTCCACCGAAAGGCAGGGCATCCCCTGCTCTCCCGGGGTGGTTCGTGGGACCGTGCGTGTGGTCCGTGACCCCCGCACCATCAACCTCTCCGAACCCACCATCCTGGTGGCCGAACGCACCGATCCTGGCTGGATCATCATTCTGCCGCTGGCCCGTGCATTGCTGGTGGAACGGGGAAGCCTGCTTTCCCACTCGGCCATTGTTTCGCGGGAACTGGGCATCCCTGGCATTGTGTCGATTCCAGAAGTCACCGCATGGCTGCAGGACGGGGACGAAGTGGAACTGGACGGTTCCACAGGTGTGGTGAAACGCATTCGCCGGGCAGGAGAGGGCCAGGCCCTGCAGGAGGAGCACGCATGA
- a CDS encoding UbiA family prenyltransferase: MQRWLTYQKERFPLLAHFPLVLLTTWSVLTFASDQPVRPGGVLLVAPLILGLFFQLRVFDEYKDFEEDRQYRPYRAVPRGLITLRELRNVALFVAGVQLTATYIWNYPSLTVLLVCWIYMILMGLEFFNPAFLKKQPLLYMLSHLPIVGLIQLYAASFVWDLEWPRQAWVLFIVSLSGGALLEFGRKIRPPEKEEVGVQTYSALWGIERALFTWFLAGSVGVFALGYFHGGWVVLSVFYLLMFPFAMLAAIRKSASLLKYVELFSALWIVLMYLSLARFP; the protein is encoded by the coding sequence ATGCAACGCTGGCTGACGTACCAGAAAGAGCGTTTTCCGCTGCTGGCACACTTCCCCCTGGTGCTCCTCACCACCTGGTCCGTGCTGACCTTTGCCAGCGATCAGCCTGTCCGGCCCGGTGGGGTGCTGCTGGTGGCCCCCCTGATTCTGGGCCTGTTTTTTCAGCTGCGGGTCTTTGATGAGTACAAGGACTTTGAGGAGGACCGGCAGTACCGTCCTTACCGTGCGGTGCCCAGAGGCCTGATCACCCTGCGAGAACTCCGCAATGTGGCCCTTTTTGTTGCAGGGGTCCAATTGACCGCCACCTACATCTGGAATTACCCCTCCCTGACGGTGCTGCTGGTCTGCTGGATCTACATGATCCTGATGGGACTTGAGTTCTTCAATCCGGCTTTTCTGAAGAAACAACCCCTGCTCTACATGCTTTCCCACCTCCCCATTGTCGGCCTCATCCAGCTTTATGCTGCGAGTTTCGTGTGGGATCTGGAGTGGCCCAGACAGGCCTGGGTGCTTTTCATTGTCAGCCTGTCCGGCGGGGCACTCCTGGAATTTGGTCGCAAAATCCGGCCTCCAGAAAAAGAAGAGGTGGGTGTACAGACCTACAGTGCCCTCTGGGGCATCGAACGGGCGCTTTTCACCTGGTTTCTGGCTGGAAGTGTCGGGGTCTTTGCCCTGGGTTATTTTCACGGAGGATGGGTGGTTCTCTCGGTTTTTTATCTGCTGATGTTTCCTTTCGCCATGCTGGCCGCCATTCGCAAAAGTGCATCCCTGCTGAAATACGTTGAACTTTTCAGCGCCCTGTGGATTGTGCTGATGTACCTGTCTTTAGCGAGGTTTCCATGA
- a CDS encoding OsmC family protein — MPVKSAEATWNGTLKEGKGHLKLESGVYEGGYTFASRFEDGKGTNPEELIAAAHSGCYTMFLSALLSEKGLNPERLHTTAKVHLGAGPAVTKIELFLEAQVSGISEEDLRATAQEAKEKCPISKLLAAVPEMTLDIKVL, encoded by the coding sequence ATGCCCGTAAAAAGCGCAGAAGCCACCTGGAACGGAACCCTCAAAGAAGGCAAAGGCCACCTCAAACTGGAAAGCGGCGTCTACGAAGGCGGTTACACCTTCGCTTCCCGCTTTGAAGATGGCAAGGGCACCAACCCTGAAGAACTCATCGCTGCAGCCCACTCTGGCTGCTACACCATGTTCCTCAGTGCCCTGCTCAGCGAAAAAGGCCTGAACCCCGAGAGGCTGCACACCACCGCCAAGGTGCACCTCGGCGCGGGTCCTGCCGTCACCAAAATTGAACTGTTCCTCGAAGCCCAGGTGAGCGGCATCAGCGAAGAGGACCTGCGCGCCACCGCCCAGGAAGCCAAGGAGAAGTGCCCCATCTCCAAACTCCTTGCCGCCGTTCCTGAAATGACCCTGGACATCAAAGTCCTGTAA
- a CDS encoding MarR family winged helix-turn-helix transcriptional regulator, producing the protein MSELQQTSNPGEAFAGLEDLLCFDVYATSRLITRAYQPLLEHLNLTYPQYLVMVLLWEGKEHTVKSLGLRLELDSGTLSPLLKRLEQMGLITRTRLKHDEREVGIALTDLGWQKKQEAQEIPGQMACMMCITPAQAASLQKQLRDLREALKQVNLRE; encoded by the coding sequence ATGAGTGAACTGCAGCAGACTTCCAACCCCGGCGAAGCTTTTGCAGGCCTGGAAGACCTGCTGTGCTTTGATGTTTACGCAACCTCACGCCTGATCACCCGGGCTTATCAGCCTTTGCTGGAACACCTGAACCTCACCTATCCGCAGTATCTGGTGATGGTGCTGTTGTGGGAAGGCAAGGAGCACACCGTGAAATCCCTGGGCCTCAGGCTGGAGCTCGATTCCGGGACCCTATCTCCCCTTCTGAAAAGGCTGGAGCAGATGGGCCTGATCACCCGCACAAGGCTGAAACACGACGAGCGTGAAGTGGGGATTGCCCTGACCGATCTGGGCTGGCAGAAAAAACAGGAGGCCCAGGAGATCCCCGGGCAGATGGCCTGCATGATGTGCATCACCCCTGCCCAGGCAGCATCCCTGCAAAAGCAGTTGCGTGACCTGCGGGAAGCTTTGAAACAGGTGAACCTCAGGGAATAG
- a CDS encoding MBL fold metallo-hydrolase — translation MIHFSILGQPGQDNAVLSTINTSQSIHRILFDCGEAVLEGIPYSDLQAIDHLMFSHLHMDHIAGFDSFFRGVFNRTSRENHIWGPPETARILQHRFQGFWWNHAADLDAEWLVHDVHEDHIETTRFLAHEAFSVAHPEPARPHSGVILEHEAYTVQVIPLSHHGISLGYRVQEKPRTNIDMQKLNEMGLRPGPWMQHLKNPQYQEETLDIAGEPHPTQDLRAALLVEREQGSLAYITDLLIDEVARTKLIPFLKGIETLICESQFHPSDLELALKNHHTTPELAAQLAQDAGAKELVLFHVSQRYRPETWREMLELARQIFRNTRFSEHWPL, via the coding sequence ATGATTCATTTTTCCATTCTGGGACAGCCCGGCCAGGACAACGCTGTGCTTTCCACCATCAACACCAGTCAGAGCATCCACCGCATCCTCTTTGATTGTGGAGAAGCTGTTCTGGAGGGCATTCCCTATTCAGACCTGCAGGCCATTGACCACCTGATGTTTTCCCACCTGCACATGGACCACATCGCTGGATTTGACAGTTTCTTTCGAGGCGTTTTCAATCGCACCAGCAGAGAAAACCACATCTGGGGACCACCCGAGACTGCACGCATTCTGCAGCACCGTTTTCAGGGCTTCTGGTGGAACCATGCCGCAGATCTCGACGCTGAATGGCTGGTCCACGATGTGCATGAAGACCACATCGAGACCACCCGCTTCCTTGCCCATGAAGCTTTTTCTGTGGCCCATCCTGAGCCTGCACGGCCACACTCTGGTGTGATTCTGGAGCACGAGGCATATACGGTTCAGGTGATCCCCCTGTCCCACCATGGGATCAGCCTGGGGTACAGGGTGCAGGAGAAACCCAGAACCAACATCGACATGCAGAAACTGAACGAAATGGGCCTCAGGCCTGGACCCTGGATGCAACACCTGAAAAATCCGCAGTACCAGGAGGAAACGCTGGACATTGCAGGTGAGCCTCACCCTACACAGGACCTGAGGGCCGCCCTGCTGGTGGAACGGGAACAGGGCTCTCTGGCCTACATCACCGACCTCCTGATTGATGAGGTGGCCAGAACAAAGCTCATTCCTTTTTTAAAGGGCATCGAGACCCTGATCTGTGAAAGCCAGTTTCACCCTTCTGACCTGGAACTGGCCCTGAAAAACCACCACACCACACCAGAACTGGCGGCCCAGCTGGCACAGGATGCTGGCGCGAAAGAACTGGTGCTCTTCCATGTGTCCCAGCGTTACCGACCAGAAACCTGGCGTGAAATGCTGGAACTGGCTCGACAGATTTTCAGAAACACCAGGTTTTCAGAACACTGGCCCCTGTAA